The Verrucomicrobiota bacterium nucleotide sequence GCGGCAGCCTGGAAAACGCGGTCGTCATTCGCGACGACGCGGTCCTCACCGCGGAGCCGTTGCGTTTTCCCGACGAATTCGTGCGCCACAAGATTCTGGATATTCTGGGCGACCTGACCCTCGTCGGGCGGCCGGTGTTGGGGCACGTCATCGCCGTCAAACCCAGCCACACCGCGAATTGCGAATTGGCTCGCCGCATTGAGGCGCAAATGCGCAAGCCGCTCGTCAAGGCGCAGGCTTTTGTCCCGCCTCCTCTGGCCAAATCCACTCCGGCTCCGGCGTCGAATGCGGCGGCTGCAGCGCGCGAACCAGTGGCGGTGGACATCCTGGACCTGATCAAGATTCTGCCTCACCGGTATCCGTTTCTCATGGTGGATCGGGTGTTGAAAATCGAAGGGAACAAACTCACGGCCCTCAAGAACGTCACGATCAGCGAGCCTTACTTTCAGGGCCATTTCCCGAATCATCCGGTCATGCCGGGGGTGCTGCAACTGGAAGCGATCGCCCAGGCCTCCGGTATTCTGATGCTCAAACAGGCCGAGAACTTCGGAAAGATCGCCTACTTCATGTCGGCCGAGAACGTGAAGTGGCGCAAGCCTGTCCGCCCCGGAGACCAGCTCATCATCGAAGTCGAACTCACCAAATCGCGCGGCAAGATCGGCCGCGCCCGGGGCGCCTGCTCCGTCGAAGGCGAAGTGGTCAGCGAAGCGGAAGTCACCTTCATGCTGATGGAAAAATGATTCGAATGGTTCACCCCACCGCGATCATTCATCCGAAAGCTCAGCTTGCCCCGAACTGCGAAATCGGCCCCTACTGCGTCATCGGCGAGCATGTCGTGCTCGGGGAGGGTTGCCGGTTGCACTCCCACGTCGTGATCGACGGCCACACGACCCTGGGCCGCGCCAACGAGGTTTTTCCCTTTGCGAGTCTCGGCCTGCAGACGCAGGACCTCAAATGGAAAGGCGGCATTACGCGCACGCAGATTGGGGACGAAAACACGTTCCGCGAATACGTCACGATCCACAGTGCCACCGGTGACGGCGAAGTCACGGTCGTCGGTTCACACAATCACATCCTCGCTTACAGCCACATCGCTCACAATGTGATCCTGGGAAACCACATCATCATGTCCAACGTCGCCACGCTGGCCGGCCATGTGACCGTGGAAGATCACGCTGTAATCGGCGGTCTGGCCGCGGTCCACCAATTCTGCCGGATCGGAAAGATGGCGATCATCGGAGGTTGTTCCAAAGTCGTGCAGGACGTGCCGCCGTTCATGTTGGCCGATGGCAACCCGGCGGAGACGCGCACCATTAACAAGGTCGGCCTGGAGCGCAACGGGGTCTCCGACGAAGCGCAGGCGGCGTTGAAGCAGGCGTTCAAAATCCTCTTCCGCGACGGACTGACTGTGTCGAACGCCCTGGATCGGATCGAAGCGGAATTGCCGCCGCTGCCGGAGATCCTGCACCTGGTTCGTTTCGCCCGATCGAGCGAGCGCGGACTCAGCAAGTGAATTGGTTCCTCGATCCGAGCGTTGCAGCAGCACGCGGCTCAGGTTAAGCTTTGAGCCATGATTGACTTAACCGAGATTCAACCGCGCGGGGTGGATCGCTTTGAAACGCGTCGGCCGGCGCCCCCGGCGAAGCTGGATGCGCTGTCCAAGGAAATCCTCGCGCTCAAGAAAAAGCTCAACGCCGTCATTCTGGCCCACAATTATCAGGTCCCGGAGATTCAGGACGTGGCGGATTTTGTGGGCGACTCCCTCGGACTCTCCCAGCAAGCCGCCAAAACGAGCGCGGAAGTCATCGTGTTTTGCGGCGTTCACTTCATGGCCGAGACCGCCAAGATTCTCAATCCGGGCAAGGTCGTCGTGCTGCCAGACAAAGACGCCGGTTGTTCGCTCGAAGAAAGCT carries:
- the lpxA gene encoding acyl-ACP--UDP-N-acetylglucosamine O-acyltransferase, whose amino-acid sequence is MVHPTAIIHPKAQLAPNCEIGPYCVIGEHVVLGEGCRLHSHVVIDGHTTLGRANEVFPFASLGLQTQDLKWKGGITRTQIGDENTFREYVTIHSATGDGEVTVVGSHNHILAYSHIAHNVILGNHIIMSNVATLAGHVTVEDHAVIGGLAAVHQFCRIGKMAIIGGCSKVVQDVPPFMLADGNPAETRTINKVGLERNGVSDEAQAALKQAFKILFRDGLTVSNALDRIEAELPPLPEILHLVRFARSSERGLSK